DNA from Onthophagus taurus isolate NC chromosome 2, IU_Otau_3.0, whole genome shotgun sequence:
ccataaacatcgctgttatgattttttaaatcaaactctTCAAGAGCGATTGTTatagtataaaaaaaatcgtatctcaagaacgaattgtgatatcatcatgaaataaaaaaggatttaaaCCAAATTTACTTAGTACTTGATATTTTAAGGAATAAAATCTTCATATTtcggagatatgatttttttaattcaattctgCATTTTAAGCAGTTTGGGTTGCATAACCtccaaaaaaatgtataaattataataaaattaataataagctTTCAAAAtagtatttaatttattataaattttaacattataattaataatgaagtaacaaaatattattgtataaACCTTTTATTACCCTGCTATTTTCAACTCATAATAAATTATCCTCTATCTAATAATctctgtaattttttaaattctcgtTTTAAACCaagttgtttatttataacaactaaaacgCAATTCAGTTGTAAATacaagttaaaaatttatcttcgtTTTGAACAATTGTTCCATTATCGCTCgtttacaacattttaacTTCCTAATCTGTTAAGGCACTGTTGAATAAATGTTTGTCATGCAACACTTAATATTTACTCATTGATTTATCTTACGAAATTGATAACAAAATCTccttattttaacaaaaattcgcaaaaattatgataataTAAGATTGTATCTAGCGTTTCGTGTGGTTTAATTACGATACCCGtcaaaacaaaacaataacCACGcgccaaatttaaaataaatcttggAGAGAAtggaattaaacgtaaaaaatttaattatagaaAAACCTTGACTCTGAAGTATTTATCGTGACCATAAAGATCATAACTCGataaatctttgaaaataatataaattcacATCCGTCACTTCAAGGTGGATCAGTTTTTTTCGCAGTAGGTTGGCGATTCTGCTTCCTGGTGCAGATTTTTTTGGAGCTGTTGTTATTGTCAATTTTGTCGAAGAACTTGCTTTTTGTATGTTGAGTTATGTGCGATAAACGCGTtactattttcaaaaatggaaCGAAAGCTAAAGGAAAggtatcgaaaaaaaaaatttaaataaaaacttttataattaattttaatttcctccttattaattcaatttaaatttgtaggTTATATTTGTATGTGACAgcttagatttatttttaaaaaagtgcaGTAAAAAGCTCGAAATCGAtgcgaaattaatttttaccgAAGACGGTGGCGAAATCGATGATATCCACTTAATCCGTGACAACGATAAACTGTTTATATCATCGGGTGAACATTttataaacgaaaaaaaattaccatcGGAATGGATCACTTTAAATATTGGCGGGAAATTATTTACCACATCAAAAACCACCCTGACAACAAAAGATCCTTTTAGTATGTTGGCGCGGATGTTTGCTGAAGAAAAAGGGGACTACATTTACACCCCAAGCAATAAAGACGCCTCAGGAGCTTTCCTTATCGATCGTAGCCCAACTTATTTTGAACCAATCTTGTATTATCTTCGAAACGGtcaattaatttatgatgATAACGTCAATCCTGAAGGAATACTTGAAGAGGCTAGATTCTATGGTATTGAATCTTTAGTTCCTATTTTAGAAAGAATTATTACAGCGAGACAAATCCCGCGAGATGAACTTCCTCTAACTAGAAGAGACATTATTGATGCATTAATTCGATGCCCTTACACTTCAGAATTAAGATTCCAAGGTGTTAGTTTAGCCGGAGCCGATTTAAGTAAATTAGATCTcagatatattaattttaaatatgccAATATGCAGAATTGTAAGTTAGTTGGAGCCAATTTGAGTTGGTGTTGTTTGGAAAGGGCCGATTTATCTCAAGCTATTTTAGATGGAGCTCAATTActtggtaaatttatttactggTGTGAAAACAGCACGCCAAACATAGCAACAAATTCGAGTACCCCTTATGAGATAGTGTGCCCAGATTTTCTTGCAGTCATTTCCCAAGGACGCCAACCccaaacgaaaaaaattcgcCACAAGTAAACGCAAATGTGCTCCGCGTATCTGACTACTGTTAATTGTATCTTAAATTGCCCTCTATAAGATAGCGTGGCCAGATTTTGTTGCACTCATTTCCTAAAGACGCTTTTCCCACCCCCtaacgaaaaaaattcgcCACAAGTAAACGCAAATGTGCTCCGCGTATCTGACTACTGTTAattgtatcttaaattatcCTCTATAAGATAACGTGGCCAGATTTTGTTGCACTCGTTTCCTAAAGACGGTTTTAGCCACCCTAACCGAAAAAAATTCGCCACAAATGAACGCAAATGTCCTCCGCGTATCTGACTACTGCTAATTGTATCTAAAATTATCCTCTATAAGATAGCGTGGCCAGATTTTGTTGCACTCATTTCCTAAAGACGGTTTTCCCACGCCCCAACGAAAAAAATTCGCCACAAATAAACGCAAATGTGCTCCTCGTATCTGACTACTGCTaattatatctaaaattatcCTCTATAAGATAGCGTGGCCAGATTTTGTTGCACTCATTTCCTAAAGATGGTTTTAGCCACCCCCAACCGAAAAAAATTCGTCACAAATAAACGCAAATGTGCTCCGCGTATCTGACTACTGTTAATTGTATCTAAAATTATCCTCTATAAGATAACGTGGCCAAATTTTGTTGCACTCATTTCCTAAAGACGGTTTTCCCACTCCCAATCGAAAAAAATTCGCCACAAATAAACGCAAATGTCCTCCGCGTATCTGACTACTGCTAATTGTATCTAAAATTATCCTCTATAAGATAGCGTGGCCAGATTTTGTTGCACTCATTTCCCAAAAACGGTTTTAGCCACCCCCAACCGAAAAAAATTCGCCTCAAGTAAACGCAAATGTGGTCCACGTATCTGACTACTGCTAATTGCATCTAAAATTAGTCTCTACAAGATAGCATGGCCAGATTTTGTTGCACTCATTTCCTAAAGACGGTATTCTCACTCCCAATCGAAAAAAATTCGCCACAAATGAACGCAAATGTCCTCCGCGTATCTGACTACTGCTAATTGTATCTAAAATTATCCTCTACAAGATAGCATGGCCAGATTTTGTTGCACTCATTTCCTAAAAACGGTTTTAGCCACCCCCAATCGAAAAAAATTCGCCACAAATAAACGCAAATGTGCTCCGCGTATCTGACTACTGCTAATTGTATCTAAAATTATCCTCTATAAGATAGCGTGGCCAGATTTTGTTGCACTCATTTCCTAAAGACGGTTTTAGCCACCCCCAACCGAAAAAAATTCGCCTCAAGTAAACGCAAAGGTGCTCGTCGTATGTGACTACTGCTAATTGTATCTGAAATTATCCTCTATAAGATAGCGTGGCAAAATTTTGTTGCACTCATTTCCTAAAGACGGTTTTCCCACTCCCAATCGAACAAAATTCGCCACAAATAAACGCAAATGTCCTCCGCGTATCTGACTACTGCTAATTGTATCTAAAATTATCCTCTATAAGATAGCGTGTCCAGATTTTGTTGCACTCATTTTCTAAAGACGGTTTTAGCCACCCCCAACCGAAAAAATTCGCCTCAAGTAAACGCAAATGTGGTCCACGTATCTGACTACTGCTAATTGCATCTAAAATTAGCCTCTACAAGATAGCATGGCCAGATTTTGTTGCACTCATTTCCTAAAAACGGTTTTAGCCACCCCCAATCGAAAACCATTCGCCACAAGTAAACGCAAATGTGCTCCTCGTATCTGACTACTGTTAATTGTATCTAAAATTATCCTCTATAAGATAGCGTGGCCAGATTTTGTTGCACTCATTTTCTAAAGACGGTTTTAGCCACCCCCAACCGAAAAAAATTCGCCTCAAGTAAACGCAAAGGTGCTCGTCGTATGTGACTACTGCTAATTGTATCTGAAATTATCCTCTATAAGATAGCGTGGCAAAATTTTGTTGCACTCATTTCCTAAAGACGGTTTTCCCACTCCCAATCGAACAAAATTCGCCACAAATAAACGCAAATGTCCTCCGCGTATCTGACTACTGCTAATTGTATCTAAAATTATCCTCTATAAGATAGCGTGTCCAGATTTTGTTGCACTCATTTTCTAAAGACGGTTTTAGCCACCCCCAACCGAAAAAATTCGCCTCAAGTAAACGCAAATGTGCTCCACGTATCTGACTACTGCTAATTGCATCTAAAATTAGCCTCTACAAGATAGCATGGCCAGATTTTGTTGCACTCATTTCCTAAAAACGGTTTTAGCCACCCCCAATCGAAAACCATTCGCCACAAGTAAACGCAAATGTGCTCCTCGTATCTGACTACTGTTAATTGTATCTAAAATTATCCTCTATAAGATAGCGTGGCCAGATTTTGTTGCACTCATTTTCTAAAGACGGTTTTAGCCACCCCCAACCGAAAAAAATTCGCCTCAAGTAAACGCAAAGGTGCTCGTCGTATGTGACTACTGCTAATTGTATCTAAAATTATCCTCTATAAGATAGCGTGTCCAGATTTTGTTGCACTCATTTTCTAAAGACGGTTTTAGCCACCCCCAACCGAAAAAATTCGCCTCAAGTAAACGCAAATGTGCTCCACGTATCTGACTACTGCTAATTGCATCTAAAATTAGCCTCTACAAGATAGCATGACCAGATTTTGTTGCACTCATTTCCTAAAGACGGTTTTCCCACCCCCAATCGAAAAAAATTCGCCACAAGTAAACGCAAATGTGCTCCGTGTATCTGACTACTGCTAATTGCATCTAAAATTAGCCTCTACAAGATAGCGTGGCCAGATTTTGTTGCACTCATTTCCTAACGACGGTATTCCCACCCCCAATCGAAAAAAATTCGCCACAAATAAACGTAAATGTCCTCCGCGTATCTGACTACTGCTAAttgtatctaaaattattCTCTATAAGATAGCGTGGCAAAATTTTGTTGCACTCATTTCCTAACGACGGTATTCCCACCCCCAATCGAAAAAAATTCGCCACAAGTAAACGCAAATGTGCTCCGCTGATCTGACTGAAGTTATTTAGGTTTACTCAATAGCCGAAATTAACCAGTTTTGCACATTGTGCACACCAAAAAGTATCTAGAACGCGTTGTGAAATGATTGCTTCTTGTCGAACTGTCACTTTCTTGTTGGAAACATTAGCTACATTTATAAACTTATTAGGAGCTAGTTAAAATTCGTTTCTTGAATATAACTTATTCAGCGTGCCGTTATTAGTCAACAGAAAATATATTTGGGTGAACTTCTTTCATTATAACATTTTGTTGGTataattattatcatattttgaACTATCAAGATCATTTAACAAAGTTTTTAGTACTGCGTCCACTAAAAACAAAGACTGCTGAAGAAGTAGCAGATGTCATTTTGCATATATTTTGCTTACTTGGAGCTCCTAACATTCTTCACAGTGACAATGGCTGTGGACGACTAGCCACATCTGGAATGTCTATCAAAATATTGTCTCCAACAGAGCCTGGtggaaattttttgtttgaattctCGATCATTTTTCTTGCTTGTTCCTCTAACTCGCGTTTACAGCTTTTTCGAGAACTACTAATCCCTTTTTTAGCACAAAGGTGACATAAAGGTATATCGGATAGGTTGACATAAAATTCAGCACACTCAAAGGAAGATACTTCTTCATTATATTCCTTATTGCAGACTGAACAAACTCTGCGATGTTCTTCCATTACCAAAACTGGTGATAAATTTTCATTGGTCTGCTACATTCTCTATGTttgatttgacattttgattaattttacgTAAATGCTGAATTCATGCTTGGTAAGCATGAATTCAGGAGTCCAATTTTTTGTGCAATTCCAGGCAAAGCTTCGTACGGGCTTCTTTTTATTCCACTATGATAACTCGAATATTTCGAACTTTGAACAAAGTGAAAACCAGTTCGTCGAATTATTATCTCTCATCCAAGCCACCAAACTATTACGGACATCTTGGTTAGCTTGTTCAACAGAGCCTTGGCTTGGAATGTCGTGGTACAATCTTAGCTAACTCTTTTATTAGCTGAATCAAAATACTCGTTTATAGGAAAAATAAACTCAAGTATCGAAATAATAggaaattatcgaaaatttgtCACCTTATTCGCGAACTCACGACCATTGTCACTATGAGGAATGTTAGGAGCTCCAATTAAGCAAAATATATCCAAATTGACATCTGCTTCTTCAGCAGTCTTTGTTTTTAGTGGACGCAGTACTATAATCTTTGTTGAATGGTCTTAATACTTCAAAATATGAGATCTACCTATGAATAATGTCTCGTTTTCATTTTGCTTTCTTCTTCAGCGCACAACATTCACAAAGgtttaaatatatatcaatAATTTGTCGTGTTATGTtacaatattttcgatttattcGCTTTTCCCTTTTTATGTGTAGAGtctaaaatgtcaaatatttCCTCGATTCTATAAACGTATTTTAGTTGGAAGTTTGCCGTTGcttgaattaatttatcatGATCACCAATTATTAGTATATCAAAACGTTTAATGCGGCGATAATCTTGAGAACATTCTGCGTCTTTTCTTTTCCCTT
Protein-coding regions in this window:
- the LOC111420807 gene encoding BTB/POZ domain-containing protein KCTD9; amino-acid sequence: MCDKRVTIFKNGTKAKGKVIFVCDSLDLFLKKCSKKLEIDAKLIFTEDGGEIDDIHLIRDNDKLFISSGEHFINEKKLPSEWITLNIGGKLFTTSKTTLTTKDPFSMLARMFAEEKGDYIYTPSNKDASGAFLIDRSPTYFEPILYYLRNGQLIYDDNVNPEGILEEARFYGIESLVPILERIITARQIPRDELPLTRRDIIDALIRCPYTSELRFQGVSLAGADLSKLDLRYINFKYANMQNCKLVGANLSWCCLERADLSQAILDGAQLLGVKSLCANMEGAQLRNCNFEDPAGSRANMEGVNLKGANLEGSDMGGVNLRVATLKNAKLKNCDLRAAVMAGADLENCDLSGSDLHEANLRGANLKDATFELMMTPLHMSQTIR